From Brassica oleracea var. oleracea cultivar TO1000 chromosome C3, BOL, whole genome shotgun sequence, a single genomic window includes:
- the LOC106333008 gene encoding transcription factor GAMYB-like, giving the protein MHGGGETTATATEARGLKKGPWTTKEDAILTEYVRKHGEGNWNAVQKNSGLLRCGKSCRLRWANHLRPNLKKGSFSPDEEKIIIELHAKMGNKWARMASQLPGRTDNEIKNYWNTRMKRRQRAGLPLYPHEIHHQGIDNDDEFEFNSFQFSNQDHSNHQNMIQYTNSSNIPSPSSSFSSSSSQPQKNMCLDPLIYTNPGLDHIPATPMNTHMFSLYNNSLENENNQFGFSLPLSSSSPSNEFCTINKKDIDAKSCSSLLMRDHEMRPSSFPLGLDNTVLELPSVQIPTHFRSYNTIIDNGVHLYPPAGNSGLLDTVLEESRALSRGGIFKDVTVSSSSLCEDQDKRVEIDFENRLIDHLNSSHQSSSETTPNLYKRYNEPTIVKTTMDDDDGILLSFINNFPSTTPLPDDWYRVTEIQTEALTSGILIGNHQGNSRLEPQKAPP; this is encoded by the exons ATGCACGGTGGTGGAGAGACGACGGCCACGGCGACTGAGGCGAGGGGGTTGAAGAAAGGGCCGTGGACGACGAAGGAGGATGCGATCTTGACGGAGTACGTGAGGAAACACGGCGAAGGTAACTGGAACGCGGTGCAGAAGAACTCAGGCTTGCTCCGGTGTGGGAAAAGCTGCCGTCTACGGTGGGCTAACCATCTCCGGCCAAATCTAAAGAAAGGATCATTTAGTCCTGATGAAGAGAAGATCATCATCGAGCTTCACGCTAAGATGGGAAACAAATGGGCTCGTATGGCTTCTCAG TTACCTGGACGAACCGACAACGAGATTAAAAACTATTGGAACACAAGGATGAAGAGAAGACAACGAGCTGGTTTGCCTTTATACCCTCACGAGATTCATCATCAAGGGATTGATAATGATGATGAGTTTGAGTTTAATTCATTTCAGTTCTCAAACCAAGACCATTCTAATCACCAAAACATGATTCAATACACTAACTCCTCGAATATTCCATCACCCTCCTCTTCATTCTCTTCTTCATCTTCTCAACCTCAGAAAAATATGTGTTTAGATCCCTTAATATATACTAATCCCGGCCTAGACCACATCCCCGCTACTCCGATGAATACTCATATGTTCTCTCTTTACAACAATAGCCTAGAGAATGAGAACAACCAGTTTGGTTTCTCTCTTCCTTTGTCCTCATCCTCACCGTCGAATGAGTTTTGCACTATCAATAAGAAAGACATTGATGCTAAGAGTTGTAGTTCATTGCTTATGAGAGATCATGAGATGAGACCGAGTTCTTTCCCTTTAGGACTAGACAATACTGTCTTAGAGCTTCCTTCAGTCCAAATACCGACCCATTTTCGTAGTTATAATACTATTATTGACAATGGTGTCCATCTTTATCCACCTGCGGGCAACAGTGGATTGCTTGATACCGTCTTGGAGGAGTCTCGAGCCTTGTCTCGCGGTGGAATCTTCAAGGACGTTACGGTTTCTTCTAGTAGTCTATGTGAGGATCAAGACAAGAGAGTGGAAATTGATTTTGAGAATCGGTTGATAGATCATCTAAACTCTTCTCATCAATCATCATCAG AAACAACCCCTAATCTTTACAAGAGGTACAATGAGCCAACGATAGTGAAGACAACAATGGATGATGATGATGGCATATTGCTGAGCTTTATCAACAACTTTCCTTCCACCACACCGTTACCTGATGACTGGTACCGGGTGACAGAAATCCAAACAGAAGCATTAACGAGCGGAATCTTGATAGGAAACCATCAAGGTAACAGCAGATTGGAACCACAAAAGGCACCACCTTAG